The Xenopus laevis strain J_2021 chromosome 4L, Xenopus_laevis_v10.1, whole genome shotgun sequence genomic sequence GAGACATTTTGCAAAGTCCTTATAGTAAATTACTTCTCTTGCCTCAGAGGGAAGATGCAATGTTCTTACTTCGATAAATGCAAAATACTGTAAATCATTTCCTCTTTTAAACACAAATGTGTAGCAAccccaaaaaatgtgaattaaagggtaagtaacacaaacacaaaaatatatattttatatgcatcTTAATGTAAACTTACTCTGCaaatatttcatacatttttacattgtttccaCTATGTAATTTCTATGAATATGAAAACCCACTCAACAAGGAATCAAAGAAAGCAAATGGGTGGATGTCCTGGTACAAATTTAGACACGTTCAGCCCAGCATGGATAGTCATATTAAAGAataaggaaagctaccaaggcagtttgttgccaatagattagccacaacagtccAAGTTAGAACACAATTATTATTCCTTAGAATGGTTTttcatacctgaataaacagccctagacactgtctctgtttgtttatgacagcagctgccatattagcttgatatgacatcacttccagcctgaGTCTTTCCCcatagctctgggatcagattagagtcctgcagctgatcgtgtacccgcaggttacccgcaaaaacctgcgggttgccgGTAGAAGTTTCAGGAgagggtatagatgtgggtcggtGGTTCTCCAGGTTTGCAGATCGTAGTTCAGTCGCGGGTCCtctcaatagtgagttttacacctttttttctgatcacgcctacttccaatgatgttatttctggtttacaatgacagcgcttcctgttttactcctttttttctgatcacgcaaacttccaatgatgtcactttgggttacaatgacagcacttcctgtttcttgatagTCAGTGGGTCGTAGAtggggttgcggataaggtacttgcgggtcgggttagGTAGCAGGGTCCAATCGGATAAGTATGTGGGCTGCAGGTCGggtttgggtttaacaaattggttccgcgcaggactctagctcagtttacagcagggaagggagagagtagcaaactgagcatgctcaagcccaagccctggaggtttaagctgaaaacaggaagtctgatacagaagcccatgagtacacaatagaaggaaagaaatgatgtgtttcttttgacagaagactcagagcagcattacattgtgggtttactggtgtatttatatagacctttctgataaagcttagttACTTTTAAcccttacttctcctttaaacacaaagcACAGCAGTCACAGAGATTTTAGCTTTTATCTGTCCAGGAGACATTAAATATCttgttattttaaagtaatattgtTGAACATGTTGTCCAATCGGGCCCCCCACTTGCAGAGTCAAATCCGGCTGATCTGCTTGCTGTTCGACAGGACAACAATGAGATCATAATGGAGACCTATCAGGAGAAGACCACAACAGCAGGCCAAAGCGATATCTGGTCAAATTTATGGCCATGATATCAATTGTACAAATCAACAGGAAAGTCCTATAAACTCTGCCTGGAGCCACCAGCTTATATTGACCCCTGGATggtcataattatgtttttcctTAATATTCAACACCCTTCCTAAATAATTATTTGCCCATCCAGATAACAAGTGCACTACCGAGGTAAGGTCTGTGCACCAGAAGGAGGCAAGTCCTTTTTCCTTGGGCTCTGCAGTGTCTGAGAATGATTTCTCTTCTCTGGGCTTTTCTTAAATCCGAACGGAGATGAAGCCTTTCCGAGAAGAAACCGTTCCCACTTTGGAATTTCTTGTTCCACCGATTCCCAATATTTATTCTAAAATACAGAAGAAACAAgatacatgtcctttaaaagggTTCCATATTCCACAGCCAAGTTTATATTACAGTCATGCCAATATCGGGGAAATGTGGTGCCAACTGTATGgaaatttttatttcaatattattCATATGGAGCAAGAATAGGAATAGCATGGTAACATGGCAACAGCCGAGGGTTGTGGGGAATGTGCATTATTAACCAGAATGTATAACTCACAGCAATAAAAGTTTTGCACCAACCACCTCACACAATTTCTCCCTTCACAAAATCCATAACTGATTAAAGTGAGGGGGCTGCCGCTGTTCAGGAAATACCAACAGAGTTTAGGAAGAGTTTGTTTACAATTAGACAAAGCCTGAATAGCTGCTGCTGCTTACCTCCAGGCTAAGAACAACAGGATCTGGACGGGACTCCAACTTTCTCTTCAAGCTCTGTTCGAACCCTTGCAGATCCTAGAATGAGTCACATTTAAACCTGACCGCAGTGTATTACACACAATAACATGTATTTCcaaatgtctatgaaggttttcattcatcaagGTCCTTGTTTATCCAGTAGAAGTAAagctagagcaactggacttgccaAATAATCATTAAAGATGTTTCAATACTCATCCGAACAGCTCCTTCCGTTGAACTCAGATGAGTATTGAAATGTcttcagtgattactcagcagttgctctagatttacttctactagatatttaTTTCCATGTTAGGATTTTAGTGGAAGTAAATCGATATTAACGAATAACAGAAACTGCAAGAATGTACACGAGAACAGGGAAATCTGAAGAATCTGAAGCAGTacggccccatctagaatatgccgtacagttttggtctccatcactcaaacaggacattattgtattagagacggtacagagaagggcaactaagctggtaaagggaaaatcttagctatgaggaaagactggccaaattggggatgtttatgctggagaagaggcgcttaaggggagatatgattactatgtataaatatataatgggatcatataataatctctctaatgatttatttaccagtagatctttccagctgatacaaggtcacccattccgattagaagaaaagaggttccagctaaatattgggaaggggtttgctacagtgagagctgtgaagatgtggaattgtctccctgaatcagtggtacaggctgatacattagataggtataaggaagggtcggatgctttattcaccagtagctcctcccagcagacaggagggagccaatgagattagaggagggaaaggggtgttacagggagagctgggaagtgaatcagtggtacaggctgatacattagataggtataagaaggggttggatggtgtttagcaagtgagggaatacagggttatggaagatagctcatagtacaagttgatccagggactggtcccattgccattttggagtcaggaaggaatttttccccatctgaggcaaattggagaggcttcaaatgggggttttcgccttcctctggatcaactggcagttaggcaggttatatatagacttaaggttgaacgtgtgtcttttttcagcctaactttctatgttactatgtacttgtacataaatatacatatctTCATAAGCTCATAATTTTATGCATACTCGCAGACACATGCACATACTTGCACAAAGAGCTGGCAGTTACATTGTTTGCTCCTTCTAGTCTCACTGTGGCTCAAACACAAGAAACAGTAACTACCTACTCTTCCCTTGACTATGCCTGTTGACCTGTGTCACCTCCTCGGTGGATATATGAGCGAGGCTTATTcagacattaaaggataagtatacctaaaaagtaagtgaatgtaaacctgacgagggtgctattctaagaactgttgcaatgtacattcattatttatttattttttaaattccaagaaattaaaggatacatgtgctgttaatatgaatgaaatttGCTACAACAGcactacttgctggtcagtttcccaccagtctgaccaccaaatagtcaaggaagttgtcaggagaaagaaagaggctgctctgatgttcttctgcttaggaaaaaagtTAGaaccctttctcaaatctttcctaagcagaagaacgtcAAAGCAGCCTCCTCTAGGCGGCAAAGTGGAGGGTAGAAGATGTTTTTTCTAGTTTATGGTAAATAATATTTCATTCTAGCAGCACTGGCTCCTCCTCCCTTTCACATGGCCTACTTAAATTTCAGTTCAGGAAGATTGTACATCTGTA encodes the following:
- the c3orf14.L gene encoding uncharacterized protein C3orf14 — translated: MGSDERKRMNMYFVTEAALSRRHKEIIAERAKLQEEMKVQSEQHENERKIFAQRDESANKRNQAILEDLQGFEQSLKRKLESRPDPVVLSLENKYWESVEQEIPKWERFLLGKASSPFGFKKSPEKRNHSQTLQSPRKKDLPPSGAQTLPR